The following proteins are encoded in a genomic region of Limosilactobacillus reuteri subsp. reuteri:
- a CDS encoding MFS transporter, whose translation MKYRLQAIIFVFVAFMLGCNEYMIVGVLPDIAHEYHDSLGKLGLLVTVFALVYAIFTPIITSMANRWRRHHVLLVLMVIFFIGNTWTAMAPNFISMLLSRILTASVAGAIISMVLVMASYVAPREKRASLVSWVFAGFSIASVIGIPIGTVISTTLTWHDSFWMISGITIIVFVALLWLVPRDTPQFKSTLSKQFVLFKDSRIILGVSFIVATCAADYTIYTYIRPLITNEMGFDNTWLNWLLFGMGIFFIIGNKFGGYLADRGGIHRLSGIYAAMTVLFLIFGPVLPFKWGAIIIVAVLCIAFSCYGSSTQLMFLDIAEKQYPQSLDLASSLNSIFANIGISLGSFTASQAVTFTAMKNLGYVGAVYGLLATILVIVLSKKYTGMRNY comes from the coding sequence ATGAAATATCGTTTACAAGCTATTATTTTTGTCTTCGTTGCCTTTATGCTTGGGTGTAACGAATATATGATTGTCGGCGTTTTACCTGATATTGCTCATGAATACCATGATTCACTTGGTAAGTTAGGCCTACTTGTAACTGTGTTTGCCTTGGTTTATGCTATCTTTACTCCGATTATTACTTCAATGGCAAATCGGTGGCGACGACATCATGTCTTATTAGTTCTCATGGTCATTTTCTTTATCGGCAATACCTGGACAGCGATGGCGCCAAACTTTATTTCAATGTTGCTTTCACGGATTCTAACCGCTAGTGTTGCCGGTGCGATTATCTCAATGGTCCTCGTAATGGCGAGCTATGTTGCGCCGCGCGAAAAAAGAGCAAGCCTGGTTTCATGGGTTTTTGCTGGATTTAGTATCGCGTCAGTTATCGGTATTCCAATCGGGACCGTTATCAGCACTACCCTTACTTGGCATGATAGTTTTTGGATGATTTCTGGAATAACAATCATTGTTTTTGTCGCCTTACTCTGGCTCGTCCCACGTGATACGCCTCAATTTAAGAGTACCCTTAGTAAACAATTTGTGTTATTTAAGGATTCTCGAATCATTCTCGGTGTTAGTTTCATCGTTGCTACTTGTGCGGCTGACTACACAATTTATACCTATATTCGACCTTTAATCACTAACGAAATGGGCTTTGATAATACTTGGTTAAATTGGCTCTTATTCGGAATGGGAATTTTCTTTATTATTGGTAATAAATTTGGTGGCTACCTGGCGGACCGTGGCGGAATCCACCGACTCAGTGGAATCTACGCGGCAATGACAGTCTTATTTCTCATCTTTGGCCCCGTCTTACCATTCAAGTGGGGCGCCATTATTATTGTGGCTGTCTTATGTATTGCCTTTTCATGCTATGGCTCTTCCACCCAATTGATGTTCCTCGATATTGCCGAAAAACAATATCCTCAATCACTTGACTTAGCTTCATCTCTAAACTCGATTTTTGCTAATATTGGTATTTCGCTGGGCTCTTTTACTGCCTCTCAGGCTGTCACCT